In the Astatotilapia calliptera chromosome 5, fAstCal1.2, whole genome shotgun sequence genome, one interval contains:
- the aqp7 gene encoding aquaporin-7 — MKDLVQSVKPRVFQQRGGKVTRSKVWLKNELIRVGLAESLSTYVMMSLGLGSVAQVVTGQGAFGQYLSINLGFGLAVAMGSHVGGKISGAHMNGAVSFTMCVFRRLPWKMLPLYISAQLLGSFLAAGTIYAVYYEAIHDYCRGNLTVTGEKATAGIFATYPAPYLSLIAGFFDQVFGTAMLLLCLMALSDQKNKPAPAGSEPAFAGFLVLLIGISLGSNSGYAINPTRDIAPRVFTAMAGWGSDVFRAGNGWWWVPLVAPPIGGVLGAGLYKAVVELHHPHLSKAGGEMVEEAVPLDKEINTIENMCV; from the exons atgaaggaCTTGGTGCAGTCAGTAAAACCCAGGGTGTTTCAGCAGAGGGGAGGTAAAGTAACTCGATCCAAAGTTTGGCTAAAGAATGAACTCATTCGTGTGGGACTTGCTGAATCACTTAGCACATATGTCATGATG TCATTGGGCTTGGGGTCTGTGGCCCAGGTAGTGACTGGTCAGGGAGCTTTTGGACAGTACCTCAGCATCAACCTGGGTTTTGGACTGGCTGTTGCCATGGGGTCTCATGTTGGAGGGAAGATCTCGG GGGCTCATATGAATGGCGCTGTATCATTCACAATGTGTGTGTTTCGCCGCCTCCCGTGGAAGATGCTACCTCTTTATATTTCGGCACAGCTATTGGGGTCATTTCTTGCAGCAGGGACAATTTATGCTGTCTACTATG AAGCCATTCATGACTACTGTAGAGGAAACCTGACTGTGACTGGTGAGAAGGCCACTGCTGGTATCTTTGCCACCTATCCTGCTCCATACCTCTCTCTGATAGCTGGATTTTTTGACCAG GTATTTGGCACAGCGATGCTACTACTGTGCCTTATGGCTCTATCCGACCAGAAGAACAAACCAGCGCCAGCAGGAAGTGAGCCTGCATTTGCGGGTTTCCTGGTGCTTCTCATTGGCATTTCTTTGGGTAGCAATAGTGGCTATGCCATCAACCCCACCAGAGACATCGCACCCAGGGTTTTCACTGCCATGGCAGGCTGGGGATCTGATGTGTTCAG GGCTGGAAACGGATGGTGGTGGGTGCCTCTAGTTGCCCCCCCTATTGGAGGAGTCCTTGGAGCAGGGCTATACAAGGCTGTTGTGGAACTGCATCACCCACACCTCTCTAAAGCGGGTGGAGAGATGGTTGAAGAAGCTGTCCCTCTGGATAAAGAGATAAATACCAttgaaaatatgtgtgtgtga
- the LOC113021727 gene encoding fibrous sheath CABYR-binding protein-like isoform X2, protein MGPADTGTVSQEELLAQLWSYCRSMLQRADPHQRHLQVVFFDYFLSSITLSVSFLDIKRLISIITTLRESSCFELFGVGCPGEEDVATSLGALAAYFFFHRQIASPPSLAALSLDPPLRGKRFTHPLHLTTSPLASAAPAESADQGPAAQNHTAALLSGRLVEPQPDTLAPASLKKRRLRRRRASPQPDSKTFQQPAVVSHMDNSSSLTSSVYSLDCVKANLVAQPAAQPVAVAQPAAQPVAVAQPAAQPVAVAQPAAQLVAVTQPVTQLVIQSSVQSASRLHPQLEADMPAGTTLPLCHPPVVSTLLSSLPRVAATPLSPPPFAATSPPASHQTAATAELSASPSTSPARPSSSPPAASASPFSPPDQQPSIPASQPEERLSDPEELSKPEQGLSERGEPASPAVELCEPEQLSEPPTEEPAPLLENLNEPEGPALPAEELGEREEPAPPAEEPAEELGEREEPAPPAEEPAEEPAEEPAEEHGEREELALPERVLSEREPQEELALPEQELSKREPQEELALPEQELSEREPQEELALPEQELSEREPQEELARPEQELSEREPQEELALPEQELSEREPGVQEERPPSRERLGVPEGPAQPQPEIGVPEGPAQPEQGVSVQDPHPRPPCRPRPARRGLWAVLLHHPPELLQRRRHRTCGRPPELLQRRRHRTRGRPPELSHCCHRTRGRPPELLRHCRAPEVFRCYHGTRGRPPELLCYSYWPPELVFSRHGFGGLLNCFVPPLESRLSLWDF, encoded by the exons ATGGGCCCAGCGGACACAGGGACCGTCTCACAGGAGGAGTTGCTTGCCCAGCTCTGGAGTTACTGTCGGAGCATGCTCCAGAGGGCAGATCCTCATCAGAGACACTTACAGGTCGTATTTTTTGATTACTTCCTATCATCAATCACCTTATCTGTGAGCTTTTTGGACATTAAGAGACTAATTTCGATTATAACCACGCTGAGGGAAAGTTCCTGTTTTGAGCTGTTTGGTGTGGGCTGTCCGGGCGAGGAGGATGTGGCAACCTCCCTGGGAGCCCTTGCTgcctatttcttttttcataggcAGATAGCCTCCCCGCCGTCGCTTGCAGCTCTCTCGTTGGACCCTCCATTGCGGGGGAAACGTTTCACACACCCTCTGCACCTCACCACATCTCCACTCGCCTCTGCGGCACCTGCTGAGTCAGCGGACCAAGGACCGGCAGCTCaaaatcacacagctgctctccTGTCCGGCCGGCTGGTGGAACCTCAGCCTGATACGCTGGCCCCGGCATCGTTAAAGAAGCGACGCTTGCGCCGCCGGCGTGCCTCACCGCAGCCAGACTCTAAAACTTTCCAacagccggctgtggtgagtcaTATGGACAATTCATCTTCACTCACCTCATCTGTTTATTCACTGGACTGTGTGAAAGCTAACCTCGTAGCACAGCCAGCTGCCCAGCCTGTAGCCGTAGCACAGCCAGCTGCCCAGCCTGTAGCCGTAGCACAGCCAGCTGCCCAGCCTGTAGCCGTAGCACAGCCAGCTGCCCAGCTTGTAGCTGTAACACAGCCAGTCACCCAGCTAGTAATTCAGTCTTCAGTCCAGTCAGCCTCTCGTCTTCATCCTCAGTTGGAGGCTGATATGCCTGCTGGAACTACCCTGCCATTATGTCACCCGCCTGTTGTTTCTACATTGCTGTCCAGTCTACCACGAGTAGCTGCCACACCATTATCACCTCCGCCCTTTGCAGCTACTTCTCCACCAGCGTCCCATCAGACTGCAGCGACCGCAGAACTCTCGGCTTCACCATCCACATCACCCGCTCGACCGTCATCTTCACCACCTGCAGCTTCCGCATCGCCATTTTCACCTCCGGATCAACAACCATCTATACCCGCGTCGCAGCCGGAGGAGCGGCTCAGCGacccggaggagctcagcaagCCCGAGCAGGGGCTCAGCGAGCGGGGAGAGCCCGCGTCGCCAGCTGTGGAGCTCTGTGAGCCggagcagctcagcgagccACCCACTGAGGAGCCCGCACCGCTGCTGGAGAACCTCAACGAGCCGGAGGGACCGGCGTTGCCTGCAGAGGAGCTCGGCGAGCGGGAGGAGCCCGCGCCGCCTGCAGAGGAGCCTGCAGAGGAGCTCGGCGAGCGGGAGGAGCCCGCGCCGCCTGCAGAGGAGCCTGCAGAGGAGCCTGCAGAGGAGCCTGCAGAGGAGCACGGCGAGCGGGAGGAGCTCGCGCTGCCGGAGCGGGTGCTCAGCGAGCGGGAGCCGCAGGAGGAGCTCGCGTTGCCGGAGCAGGAGCTCAGCAAGCGGGAGCCGCAGGAGGAGCTCGCgctgcccgagcaggagctcagcgagcgggagCCGCAGGAGGAGCTCGCgctgcccgagcaggagctcagcgagcgggagCCGCAGGAGGAGCTCGCGCggcccgagcaggagctcagcgagcgtgAGCCGCAGGAGGAGCTCGCgctgcccgagcaggagctcagcgagcgggagCCCGGCGTGCAGGAGGAGCGCCCACCATCAAGAGAGCGGCTCGGCGTGCCGGAGGGACCCGCTCAGCCACAGCCGGAG ATCGGCGTGCCGGAGGGACCCGCTCAGCCTGAGCAGGGGGTCAGTGTGCAGGATCCACATCCACGCCCTCCATGCCGTCCACGTCCAGCACGTCGGGGATTATGGGCCGTTCTACTCCACCACCCGCCGGAGCTGTTGCAacgccgccgccaccggacctGTGGCCGTCCGCCGGAGCTGTTGCAacgccgccgccaccggacccgcGGTCGGCCGCCGGAGCTGTCACATTGctgccaccggacccgtggccgCCCGCCGGAGCTGTTGCGACACTGCAGGGCGCCTGAAGTATTCCGTTGCTATCACGGGACCCGAGGTAGGCCACCTGAACTCTTGTGTTATAGTTACTGGCCGCCTGAACTGGTTTTCTCACGCCACGGTTTTGGGGGGTTATTGAACTGTTTTGTGCCTCCGCTGGAGTCGCGGTTGAGCCTCTGGGACTTTTGA
- the LOC113021727 gene encoding fibrous sheath CABYR-binding protein-like isoform X3: MGPADTGTVSQEELLAQLWSYCRSMLQRADPHQRHLQVVFFDYFLSSITLSVSFLDIKRLISIITTLRESSCFELFGVGCPGEEDVATSLGALAAYFFFHRQIASPPSLAALSLDPPLRGKRFTHPLHLTTSPLASAAPAESADQGPAAQNHTAALLSGRLVEPQPDTLAPASLKKRRLRRRRASPQPDSKTFQQPAVVSHMDNSSSLTSSVYSLDCVKANLVAQPAAQPVAVAQPAAQPVAVAQPAAQPVAVAQPAAQLVAVTQPVTQLVIQSSVQSASRLHPQLEADMPAGTTLPLCHPPVVSTLLSSLPRVAATPLSPPPFAATSPPASHQTAATAELSASPSTSPARPSSSPPAASASPFSPPDQQPSIPASQPEERLSDPEELSKPEQGLSERGEPASPAVELCEPEQLSEPPTEEPAPLLENLNEPEGPALPAEELGEREEPAPPAEEPAEEPAEEPAEEHGEREELALPERVLSEREPQEELALPEQELSKREPQEELALPEQELSEREPQEELALPEQELSEREPQEELARPEQELSEREPQEELALPEQELSEREPGVQEERPPSRERLGVPEGPAQPQPEVGVPEGPAQPQPEIGVPEGPAQPEQGVSVQDPHPRPPCRPRPARRGLWAVLLHHPPELLQRRRHRTCGRPPELLQRRRHRTRGRPPELSHCCHRTRGRPPELLRHCRAPEVFRCYHGTRGRPPELLCYSYWPPELVFSRHGFGGLLNCFVPPLESRLSLWDF; encoded by the exons ATGGGCCCAGCGGACACAGGGACCGTCTCACAGGAGGAGTTGCTTGCCCAGCTCTGGAGTTACTGTCGGAGCATGCTCCAGAGGGCAGATCCTCATCAGAGACACTTACAGGTCGTATTTTTTGATTACTTCCTATCATCAATCACCTTATCTGTGAGCTTTTTGGACATTAAGAGACTAATTTCGATTATAACCACGCTGAGGGAAAGTTCCTGTTTTGAGCTGTTTGGTGTGGGCTGTCCGGGCGAGGAGGATGTGGCAACCTCCCTGGGAGCCCTTGCTgcctatttcttttttcataggcAGATAGCCTCCCCGCCGTCGCTTGCAGCTCTCTCGTTGGACCCTCCATTGCGGGGGAAACGTTTCACACACCCTCTGCACCTCACCACATCTCCACTCGCCTCTGCGGCACCTGCTGAGTCAGCGGACCAAGGACCGGCAGCTCaaaatcacacagctgctctccTGTCCGGCCGGCTGGTGGAACCTCAGCCTGATACGCTGGCCCCGGCATCGTTAAAGAAGCGACGCTTGCGCCGCCGGCGTGCCTCACCGCAGCCAGACTCTAAAACTTTCCAacagccggctgtggtgagtcaTATGGACAATTCATCTTCACTCACCTCATCTGTTTATTCACTGGACTGTGTGAAAGCTAACCTCGTAGCACAGCCAGCTGCCCAGCCTGTAGCCGTAGCACAGCCAGCTGCCCAGCCTGTAGCCGTAGCACAGCCAGCTGCCCAGCCTGTAGCCGTAGCACAGCCAGCTGCCCAGCTTGTAGCTGTAACACAGCCAGTCACCCAGCTAGTAATTCAGTCTTCAGTCCAGTCAGCCTCTCGTCTTCATCCTCAGTTGGAGGCTGATATGCCTGCTGGAACTACCCTGCCATTATGTCACCCGCCTGTTGTTTCTACATTGCTGTCCAGTCTACCACGAGTAGCTGCCACACCATTATCACCTCCGCCCTTTGCAGCTACTTCTCCACCAGCGTCCCATCAGACTGCAGCGACCGCAGAACTCTCGGCTTCACCATCCACATCACCCGCTCGACCGTCATCTTCACCACCTGCAGCTTCCGCATCGCCATTTTCACCTCCGGATCAACAACCATCTATACCCGCGTCGCAGCCGGAGGAGCGGCTCAGCGacccggaggagctcagcaagCCCGAGCAGGGGCTCAGCGAGCGGGGAGAGCCCGCGTCGCCAGCTGTGGAGCTCTGTGAGCCggagcagctcagcgagccACCCACTGAGGAGCCCGCACCGCTGCTGGAGAACCTCAACGAGCCGGAGGGACCGGCGTTGCCTGCAGAG GAGCTCGGCGAGCGGGAGGAGCCCGCGCCGCCTGCAGAGGAGCCTGCAGAGGAGCCTGCAGAGGAGCCTGCAGAGGAGCACGGCGAGCGGGAGGAGCTCGCGCTGCCGGAGCGGGTGCTCAGCGAGCGGGAGCCGCAGGAGGAGCTCGCGTTGCCGGAGCAGGAGCTCAGCAAGCGGGAGCCGCAGGAGGAGCTCGCgctgcccgagcaggagctcagcgagcgggagCCGCAGGAGGAGCTCGCgctgcccgagcaggagctcagcgagcgggagCCGCAGGAGGAGCTCGCGCggcccgagcaggagctcagcgagcgtgAGCCGCAGGAGGAGCTCGCgctgcccgagcaggagctcagcgagcgggagCCCGGCGTGCAGGAGGAGCGCCCACCATCAAGAGAGCGGCTCGGCGTGCCGGAGGGACCCGCTCAGCCACAGCCGGAGGTCGGCGTGCCGGAGGGACCCGCTCAGCCACAGCCGGAGATCGGCGTGCCGGAGGGACCCGCTCAGCCTGAGCAGGGGGTCAGTGTGCAGGATCCACATCCACGCCCTCCATGCCGTCCACGTCCAGCACGTCGGGGATTATGGGCCGTTCTACTCCACCACCCGCCGGAGCTGTTGCAacgccgccgccaccggacctGTGGCCGTCCGCCGGAGCTGTTGCAacgccgccgccaccggacccgcGGTCGGCCGCCGGAGCTGTCACATTGctgccaccggacccgtggccgCCCGCCGGAGCTGTTGCGACACTGCAGGGCGCCTGAAGTATTCCGTTGCTATCACGGGACCCGAGGTAGGCCACCTGAACTCTTGTGTTATAGTTACTGGCCGCCTGAACTGGTTTTCTCACGCCACGGTTTTGGGGGGTTATTGAACTGTTTTGTGCCTCCGCTGGAGTCGCGGTTGAGCCTCTGGGACTTTTGA
- the LOC113021727 gene encoding fibrous sheath CABYR-binding protein-like isoform X1: protein MGPADTGTVSQEELLAQLWSYCRSMLQRADPHQRHLQVVFFDYFLSSITLSVSFLDIKRLISIITTLRESSCFELFGVGCPGEEDVATSLGALAAYFFFHRQIASPPSLAALSLDPPLRGKRFTHPLHLTTSPLASAAPAESADQGPAAQNHTAALLSGRLVEPQPDTLAPASLKKRRLRRRRASPQPDSKTFQQPAVVSHMDNSSSLTSSVYSLDCVKANLVAQPAAQPVAVAQPAAQPVAVAQPAAQPVAVAQPAAQLVAVTQPVTQLVIQSSVQSASRLHPQLEADMPAGTTLPLCHPPVVSTLLSSLPRVAATPLSPPPFAATSPPASHQTAATAELSASPSTSPARPSSSPPAASASPFSPPDQQPSIPASQPEERLSDPEELSKPEQGLSERGEPASPAVELCEPEQLSEPPTEEPAPLLENLNEPEGPALPAEELGEREEPAPPAEEPAEELGEREEPAPPAEEPAEEPAEEPAEEHGEREELALPERVLSEREPQEELALPEQELSKREPQEELALPEQELSEREPQEELALPEQELSEREPQEELARPEQELSEREPQEELALPEQELSEREPGVQEERPPSRERLGVPEGPAQPQPEVGVPEGPAQPQPEIGVPEGPAQPEQGVSVQDPHPRPPCRPRPARRGLWAVLLHHPPELLQRRRHRTCGRPPELLQRRRHRTRGRPPELSHCCHRTRGRPPELLRHCRAPEVFRCYHGTRGRPPELLCYSYWPPELVFSRHGFGGLLNCFVPPLESRLSLWDF, encoded by the coding sequence ATGGGCCCAGCGGACACAGGGACCGTCTCACAGGAGGAGTTGCTTGCCCAGCTCTGGAGTTACTGTCGGAGCATGCTCCAGAGGGCAGATCCTCATCAGAGACACTTACAGGTCGTATTTTTTGATTACTTCCTATCATCAATCACCTTATCTGTGAGCTTTTTGGACATTAAGAGACTAATTTCGATTATAACCACGCTGAGGGAAAGTTCCTGTTTTGAGCTGTTTGGTGTGGGCTGTCCGGGCGAGGAGGATGTGGCAACCTCCCTGGGAGCCCTTGCTgcctatttcttttttcataggcAGATAGCCTCCCCGCCGTCGCTTGCAGCTCTCTCGTTGGACCCTCCATTGCGGGGGAAACGTTTCACACACCCTCTGCACCTCACCACATCTCCACTCGCCTCTGCGGCACCTGCTGAGTCAGCGGACCAAGGACCGGCAGCTCaaaatcacacagctgctctccTGTCCGGCCGGCTGGTGGAACCTCAGCCTGATACGCTGGCCCCGGCATCGTTAAAGAAGCGACGCTTGCGCCGCCGGCGTGCCTCACCGCAGCCAGACTCTAAAACTTTCCAacagccggctgtggtgagtcaTATGGACAATTCATCTTCACTCACCTCATCTGTTTATTCACTGGACTGTGTGAAAGCTAACCTCGTAGCACAGCCAGCTGCCCAGCCTGTAGCCGTAGCACAGCCAGCTGCCCAGCCTGTAGCCGTAGCACAGCCAGCTGCCCAGCCTGTAGCCGTAGCACAGCCAGCTGCCCAGCTTGTAGCTGTAACACAGCCAGTCACCCAGCTAGTAATTCAGTCTTCAGTCCAGTCAGCCTCTCGTCTTCATCCTCAGTTGGAGGCTGATATGCCTGCTGGAACTACCCTGCCATTATGTCACCCGCCTGTTGTTTCTACATTGCTGTCCAGTCTACCACGAGTAGCTGCCACACCATTATCACCTCCGCCCTTTGCAGCTACTTCTCCACCAGCGTCCCATCAGACTGCAGCGACCGCAGAACTCTCGGCTTCACCATCCACATCACCCGCTCGACCGTCATCTTCACCACCTGCAGCTTCCGCATCGCCATTTTCACCTCCGGATCAACAACCATCTATACCCGCGTCGCAGCCGGAGGAGCGGCTCAGCGacccggaggagctcagcaagCCCGAGCAGGGGCTCAGCGAGCGGGGAGAGCCCGCGTCGCCAGCTGTGGAGCTCTGTGAGCCggagcagctcagcgagccACCCACTGAGGAGCCCGCACCGCTGCTGGAGAACCTCAACGAGCCGGAGGGACCGGCGTTGCCTGCAGAGGAGCTCGGCGAGCGGGAGGAGCCCGCGCCGCCTGCAGAGGAGCCTGCAGAGGAGCTCGGCGAGCGGGAGGAGCCCGCGCCGCCTGCAGAGGAGCCTGCAGAGGAGCCTGCAGAGGAGCCTGCAGAGGAGCACGGCGAGCGGGAGGAGCTCGCGCTGCCGGAGCGGGTGCTCAGCGAGCGGGAGCCGCAGGAGGAGCTCGCGTTGCCGGAGCAGGAGCTCAGCAAGCGGGAGCCGCAGGAGGAGCTCGCgctgcccgagcaggagctcagcgagcgggagCCGCAGGAGGAGCTCGCgctgcccgagcaggagctcagcgagcgggagCCGCAGGAGGAGCTCGCGCggcccgagcaggagctcagcgagcgtgAGCCGCAGGAGGAGCTCGCgctgcccgagcaggagctcagcgagcgggagCCCGGCGTGCAGGAGGAGCGCCCACCATCAAGAGAGCGGCTCGGCGTGCCGGAGGGACCCGCTCAGCCACAGCCGGAGGTCGGCGTGCCGGAGGGACCCGCTCAGCCACAGCCGGAGATCGGCGTGCCGGAGGGACCCGCTCAGCCTGAGCAGGGGGTCAGTGTGCAGGATCCACATCCACGCCCTCCATGCCGTCCACGTCCAGCACGTCGGGGATTATGGGCCGTTCTACTCCACCACCCGCCGGAGCTGTTGCAacgccgccgccaccggacctGTGGCCGTCCGCCGGAGCTGTTGCAacgccgccgccaccggacccgcGGTCGGCCGCCGGAGCTGTCACATTGctgccaccggacccgtggccgCCCGCCGGAGCTGTTGCGACACTGCAGGGCGCCTGAAGTATTCCGTTGCTATCACGGGACCCGAGGTAGGCCACCTGAACTCTTGTGTTATAGTTACTGGCCGCCTGAACTGGTTTTCTCACGCCACGGTTTTGGGGGGTTATTGAACTGTTTTGTGCCTCCGCTGGAGTCGCGGTTGAGCCTCTGGGACTTTTGA